Proteins from a genomic interval of Paenibacillus sp. FSL H8-0048:
- a CDS encoding SitI3 family protein: protein MALEYSFMLEEIQLSNTDISIELEKLGVILDVNKIEKMSEGVRITETYDRLGFSLTLMDTSKSLYGYESEYFLDEFINRQDLSFRINKFFEWEKAIVNMLTIVFEIMDKVSTNCIFEFNGDTVYLVRLNEVIYINNNTGFWDNENFKEIIKRREFLFLKPNEKL from the coding sequence ATGGCTTTAGAATATTCATTTATGTTAGAAGAGATACAATTATCCAATACTGATATCAGTATTGAACTGGAAAAATTGGGTGTAATACTAGACGTGAACAAAATTGAAAAAATGTCAGAAGGGGTTCGAATAACTGAAACATATGATAGGCTTGGATTTTCATTGACGCTAATGGATACTTCAAAGTCACTTTACGGTTATGAGTCCGAGTACTTCTTGGATGAATTCATCAATCGACAAGATTTAAGTTTTAGAATTAACAAGTTCTTTGAATGGGAAAAAGCAATAGTTAATATGTTAACTATTGTTTTTGAAATCATGGATAAGGTCAGCACTAACTGCATTTTTGAGTTTAATGGCGATACAGTTTATTTAGTGAGATTAAATGAAGTGATCTATATTAATAATAATACTGGATTTTGGGATAATGAGAACTTCAAAGAAATTATCAAACGTAGAGAATTTCTGTTTTTAAAACCTAATGAAAAACTTTAG
- a CDS encoding CdiA C-terminal domain-containing protein: MQQQVEIKRMLELEQGLKRLNRVLEEQVSGMNRSASGLVRSVQTAYPEGYVQSPSREAVRLLQELVREAQSLSDRIERKQSALRWAAGQYQAAETKAQSLMKTTPAFTWKQAGSMFSQWLQGIRDQAARGVQDLLRHPPTLSRMIQELLRNVRDASVDRQLQPLAADAVISELFQQRSSGSPAAQQQAREQLAKIAEALREIGRSQAAYSVYEKYGNKAYMKSANEHAERQRELLQKLGVDPGFYAKTDLRTQYKGSPLSACTYNPLLTDGSAVPASDELRFAITLGLVNEQYREWAKANYKDIEAAVVRAEQIRELERQVAEYKRLHGPPVTLPDGTPITAENKENETTYTYFMEKVYDPNIHSPVVPTAYSAWAEDTYGMTKWRKIVVQADQVTQAFVGGLIKSTVMGAVDTAKFAFDFVIDPEKTTQETIDKVNYLVNHPEVLVDAAKAMYHDFNEGTPEQKAEMLGNAASILVPGVPIAKSGVVGKLADAVMDPLTDAVKKVPDVMKNWDFPGMNPYPNRLIPATPGGPGPVEVPGQVWRSEGRGGIPSQTEGGGHWGRPGQVTRPINATNPNAQPKGYKTTIRENMDLETKRSLSRENEAAEILAKNGYDIEQNPKIPDTNKDPDYLINETIFDCYSPKDTTSPRGIASQLEKKKIKEGQTRRIVLNLGDWNGNLSELKKQFTDWPIKNLDEVIVITKDKKVIDLLP; this comes from the coding sequence ATGCAGCAGCAGGTGGAGATCAAGCGGATGCTGGAGCTGGAGCAGGGACTGAAGCGTTTGAACCGTGTGCTGGAGGAGCAAGTCTCCGGTATGAACAGAAGCGCCAGCGGTTTGGTCCGTTCGGTCCAGACTGCTTATCCGGAAGGTTATGTGCAATCTCCCTCCCGCGAGGCGGTCCGGTTGCTGCAGGAACTGGTACGGGAGGCACAGTCGCTTAGTGACCGGATAGAGCGTAAGCAATCGGCCTTGCGCTGGGCGGCCGGGCAATATCAAGCGGCCGAAACGAAGGCGCAGAGTCTGATGAAAACTACACCGGCCTTCACCTGGAAGCAGGCAGGCAGTATGTTCAGCCAGTGGCTGCAAGGCATACGGGACCAGGCGGCGCGTGGCGTTCAGGATCTCCTTCGTCATCCGCCCACGCTTAGCCGCATGATTCAGGAGCTTCTGCGGAACGTCAGGGACGCTTCGGTGGACAGGCAATTGCAGCCTCTTGCAGCAGATGCAGTCATATCGGAGCTGTTCCAGCAGAGGTCATCCGGCAGTCCCGCCGCACAGCAGCAGGCGCGGGAGCAATTGGCCAAGATTGCGGAGGCGTTGCGGGAAATCGGACGGAGTCAGGCGGCATACTCTGTCTATGAGAAGTACGGCAACAAAGCCTATATGAAGTCCGCGAACGAACATGCGGAACGTCAGCGGGAGCTGCTACAAAAGCTGGGCGTAGACCCAGGCTTCTATGCGAAGACTGACCTGCGGACGCAATACAAGGGCTCCCCCTTATCGGCCTGCACGTATAATCCGCTGTTAACGGACGGATCGGCGGTGCCCGCCAGTGATGAGCTGCGGTTCGCCATCACCCTGGGACTGGTGAATGAGCAATACCGCGAGTGGGCAAAAGCGAATTACAAGGACATCGAAGCAGCGGTAGTTCGAGCGGAACAGATTCGCGAGCTGGAACGTCAGGTGGCAGAATATAAGCGGCTCCATGGGCCGCCGGTGACGTTGCCAGACGGCACGCCGATCACAGCAGAGAACAAAGAGAACGAGACAACCTATACTTATTTCATGGAGAAGGTCTATGATCCAAATATACATTCTCCAGTCGTGCCCACCGCGTATTCTGCCTGGGCGGAAGACACCTACGGCATGACCAAATGGCGCAAAATAGTGGTGCAGGCCGATCAGGTAACCCAAGCCTTCGTAGGCGGCCTGATCAAATCTACCGTCATGGGGGCGGTGGACACCGCTAAGTTCGCTTTTGACTTCGTCATCGACCCGGAGAAAACGACCCAGGAAACGATCGACAAGGTGAACTATCTCGTCAATCACCCCGAAGTTCTGGTGGATGCGGCCAAAGCCATGTACCATGATTTCAATGAAGGCACCCCGGAGCAAAAGGCAGAAATGCTCGGCAACGCTGCGTCCATCCTCGTCCCCGGCGTACCTATCGCCAAGAGCGGCGTAGTCGGCAAGCTGGCCGACGCAGTGATGGACCCGCTGACCGATGCAGTGAAGAAAGTACCGGATGTTATGAAAAATTGGGATTTTCCAGGGATGAACCCTTACCCGAACCGGCTGATCCCGGCAACGCCGGGCGGTCCTGGCCCGGTCGAGGTGCCGGGGCAGGTGTGGCGGAGTGAGGGGAGGGGGGGAATTCCAAGTCAAACAGAAGGTGGAGGACATTGGGGAAGGCCTGGGCAAGTAACAAGGCCAATAAATGCTACTAATCCAAATGCACAGCCAAAAGGGTATAAAACTACAATAAGAGAAAATATGGATTTAGAGACTAAGCGTTCGTTGTCACGAGAGAATGAAGCAGCCGAGATTTTAGCTAAAAACGGATATGATATTGAGCAGAATCCAAAAATACCGGATACTAATAAAGATCCTGACTATTTAATCAATGAAACTATATTTGATTGTTATTCACCTAAAGATACGACAAGTCCACGTGGTATCGCTTCACAACTAGAGAAGAAGAAAATTAAAGAAGGCCAAACAAGAAGAATTGTACTCAATCTTGGAGACTGGAATGGAAATCTAAGTGAACTGAAAAAGCAATTCACTGATTGGCCTATAAAGAATTTAGATGAAGTTATCGTAATAACTAAAGATAAAAAGGTAATTGACTTACTTCCATAA
- a CDS encoding copper amine oxidase N-terminal domain-containing protein, protein MKKIIALLMTVLLLCSVFPASTYAAQSVRVVVDGSKISFPDAQPFLDKQNRVQVPVRFVSEALGAKVGWTPASKTVTVELNGKKLVLVIGNRQFTLDGAKKTMDTAALMKNGRTFVPLKFVSAGLGVGVNWDQSVSTAYISTDGKTPVISSAPAKGTAKTSNGFTYYTDTGSMLQVNSSTENPPKGKAVLVILVDFEIEGADYAMQMKEAEAIMRQKIEPATVDAMLAYVAPKKTVEYNLPFRTFEDEKYKINVSSTEYNALVFTIYRK, encoded by the coding sequence ATGAAAAAAATAATCGCATTGCTCATGACAGTTTTGCTGCTTTGCTCCGTATTCCCTGCTTCTACGTATGCCGCCCAGTCTGTCCGGGTGGTGGTGGACGGCTCCAAAATCAGCTTCCCGGATGCCCAGCCTTTTCTCGACAAGCAGAACCGGGTGCAGGTGCCTGTCCGCTTCGTGAGTGAAGCGCTCGGGGCGAAGGTGGGCTGGACCCCGGCTTCCAAGACCGTAACGGTGGAACTGAACGGCAAGAAGCTGGTGCTGGTCATCGGGAATAGACAATTTACGCTGGATGGCGCCAAGAAGACGATGGATACCGCCGCCCTGATGAAGAACGGCAGAACGTTCGTGCCGCTGAAGTTCGTCAGCGCAGGGCTGGGCGTAGGCGTCAACTGGGATCAGAGTGTCAGCACCGCTTATATCTCCACGGATGGCAAGACACCTGTGATCAGCTCCGCACCCGCTAAGGGCACAGCTAAGACATCCAACGGATTCACTTATTATACAGATACAGGTTCTATGCTTCAGGTTAATTCTTCTACTGAGAATCCTCCCAAGGGCAAGGCCGTGCTTGTCATTCTGGTCGATTTCGAGATCGAGGGTGCCGATTATGCCATGCAAATGAAGGAAGCGGAAGCGATTATGCGGCAAAAGATTGAGCCGGCTACTGTAGATGCCATGCTGGCCTATGTTGCTCCCAAGAAGACAGTAGAGTATAACCTGCCCTTTAGAACATTTGAAGATGAAAAATACAAAATTAATGTGTCATCTACCGAATATAACGCGTTGGTTTTTACTATATACAGAAAATAG
- a CDS encoding pentapeptide repeat-containing protein has translation MLTQQELNKMIEDHQLWIIELKSRGTQLYLEDAILIELELVDKNLTDVVLVGSTLQKCVLSSTDFYYSNLASINFFEVSMNGVILTKANLDYSIIKRCEATNSKAIKASLYESEVEEVDFSNSSMMKVNFMFSKLKNVKFINCDLSRASFKNSILQNVDFTGADLSEVDLSSVETNNVIFNGAFYNHKTIWPENISLEQLGAIFKDE, from the coding sequence ATGTTAACTCAGCAAGAACTAAATAAAATGATTGAGGATCACCAATTATGGATCATTGAATTAAAATCTAGAGGCACACAATTGTATTTAGAGGATGCTATTTTAATTGAATTGGAACTTGTTGATAAGAATTTAACTGATGTGGTACTTGTAGGCTCAACATTACAGAAATGTGTATTATCCAGTACTGATTTTTATTATTCTAATCTGGCATCAATTAATTTTTTTGAAGTCAGTATGAATGGCGTGATTTTGACAAAGGCAAATTTGGATTACTCAATAATTAAGAGATGTGAAGCAACTAACTCTAAGGCTATAAAAGCTTCTCTTTATGAATCAGAAGTTGAGGAAGTGGATTTTTCCAATTCTAGTATGATGAAAGTGAATTTTATGTTTTCCAAGCTTAAAAATGTGAAATTTATTAATTGTGATTTATCGAGAGCATCTTTTAAAAATTCCATCCTTCAAAATGTAGACTTTACTGGTGCCGATTTATCTGAAGTAGACTTATCAAGTGTGGAGACAAACAATGTTATTTTTAATGGGGCTTTTTACAATCATAAAACTATTTGGCCTGAAAATATAAGTTTAGAACAATTGGGAGCCATTTTCAAAGATGAATAG